CGATAAGGATGGTATTCAAGATATTGATAAGGCAATTTGGTATTTGCAGAAATACAAAGAGCTGCAAGGAAGAAGTCAAAAACAATGATTGTAGTTTATGAAGATTCAATCGGCAAGGAGAATAAAGTGATGCCAGAGAGTTATGTGAAACTTGATGATGTATTAAAAATCATCAAGTTAGAACGTTCATTCAATCAACTTGTGATGAAGAAGAACAAGAACAATAAGAAAATCGTTTATGCATGTCAAGCAAAGCAAAGCATGATCGATTTAATCACGCAACAAATCATTACTTTAAAAACAACAAAGATACATTGAGAAAGGAGTTAAACAATGATTTTCGCAGTAGTTAGTTTATTTATCCTTGCCTTTGTACAAATGCTTGCACTTGGACAGTTACAAGAAAGAGTTGTAAACCTAGAAAAAGTAGTGCTTGCATTATCAATGGTTACAAAGATGGATAAATTCAAAAAAGGTTTAAAGGACAAACAATAATGGCAGATATTGAAGAAATCAAAGAAGCCTTGCAATACATTGATCCAGTACGTTTAGATTATTCTGAATGGCTACAAATCGGTATGGCAATAAAAGATGCTGGAGCAACATGCGACATATGGGATACGTGGTCCAGAAGAGATAGTGCAAGATATGTGCAAGGTGAGACTTGGAACAAGTGGGTAAGTTTCCAAGATTCTGGAATAACAGAAAAAACACTGTTCAAAATGGCCGTAGACAACGGCTACAAAAACAGTTGTGATTATGGTGGACACGCATTAAATTGGAATGATGAGATTTACGATGTTGATTATGTTGTTGATAGATCATGGCTTGAAAGAGACGATATCAAGTTCCCTAATAAGAACACATGGCAACCAATTAAAGAGATAGAAACGTATTTAACAACATTATTCAACAATGATGATCATGTTGGATATTGTGTAAAATCACGTGAGTTAGAAAATGGAAAGATGATTCCATACGATAGTGGAAATTACAGTCGTACATGTGGGCAACTTTTAGAAGAATTACACAAGACAAAAAACATTGGTACTACATTCGGTGATTACAACAAAAAAGGTGGTGCATGGATCAGATTCAATCCATTAGATGGTACAGGTGTAAAGGATAAAAACGTATCGGAATATCGTTATGCACTCATTGAAAGTGACAACATGGATATCGGTGTACAAAGTGCATTACTTCGCAAATTGGAATTACCAATTGCAGTCATGATGTACAGTGGTAACAAATCAATCCATGCAATTGTAAGAGTAGACGCACTTAACGAAATTCAATACAAGAAACGTGTTGATTATTTATATGGTATTTGCAAAAAGAATGGCTTTGATTTAGATAAGGCAAATAAAAACCCTAGTCGATTATCACGTTTCCCTGGTTTTGAGAGAAATGGAAATTATCAATTTATCATTGACACAAACATTGGTAAAGGCTCTTGGGAAGAATGGGAAGAATATATCGAAGATATTTCAGACAATTTACCAGAGTTTGAGAACCTTGAAAGGCTATTACAAAACCCACCACAATTAGCAGATGAGTTAATAGAAGGTGTGCTTAGAACAGGTCATAAAATGCTTATCAGTGGTGCTAGTAAAACCAGTAAGTCATTCATGCTGATTGAGTTAGCGTATGCAATCGCAGAAGGTATGAATTGGATGGGTAAACGTTGTAAGCAAGGCAAAGTCTTATACGTCAATTTAGAAGTCGATAGAGCGTCATGTATCAACCGTATCAGTGAAGTGTATAAAGCGTTTGAGATGAGTGTAGGAAACCACGCTAATAATATTGATATTTGGAATTTACGCGGACACGCTACAACGATGGAGAAGCTTGCACCTAAACTCATTAGACGATGTGAGAAACAAGGCTACATTGCAGTCATCATAGATCCTATTTACAAGGTAATGAATGGTGATGAAAACAAAGCCGGCGATATGGCTGCATTCTGCAACCAGTTTGACGCTATCGCCAATGCTTTAAATTGCAGTGTTATTTATTGTCATCACTTCTCAAAGGGATTCCAAGGTGGTAAGAAGTCCATTGATAGAGCAAGCGGTTCCGGTGTATTCGCACGTGATCCAGACGCTATTCTTACAGTAACAGAGTTGGATGTACCAGAAAGTCTAGTGGAAACCAACGGAATACCACTTAGAATCGAGTACACTTTAAGAGAATTTAAACCATTAGAGCCGACTGATGTTTGGAACAGATACCCAATTCATTATGTGGATTATGACGGAATTTTAAGCGAATACGAACCAGAAAGTGCAGCTTTATTCAACCAAAAAAACATCTCAAGTTTTAATGCAAAACGTCAAAATTCAACCATCGTTAAATTAGAAAGTGCATATCAAACACTTGTAGAAAAGGTGGAAAATGGTGAAGTTGAATATATTAAATTGCCTGAAATGGCAAAGTTATATGGTGGTGCATATTCTGAAAAAGCTAATAGAAATAAGTTTAAAAAGCTTTTAAGTAAGAATGGATTCGATATAATCGACCACGGTATAAATGGCGAAAAAGGAAGTTTAGCAAGCGAAGTTATCAAAGTTGACGATGATGACGACGACGTATGGTGATAGTTAAATACGGTAGGTATTACAGGGTAAGGAAACAAAAAAAATCCCTACAGGTACATAAGTGTTTTATGGTAGGTATTACATGGTTTCCTTACCGTTCATACCTACGGGTAAGTATTACGACAATTTCTCGTATTCCCCATGGCGGTAGTATTACGCTTATAATATACGTCACTATGTTCCTACCCCTACGTGCGGATGTTGTACCCTAAACTCTGTACGGTTTAACTTACCGTACAAGAGTAAAGGGGAACAACAACTGTCGCGTCGAGATACTTGATACTGAATTTTATTAAAAGTGTAAAAATTAAAATAATTCACAAATTAAAATTTTTGATGAAAGGACAGAAAAAAGTTTTATGATTAAAAAAGAGAGTGGTACAAAGTTTCATAAGTCTTTCTTCATGGCAATGAAACGTGTACCGACTTCGACTGCTCAAGAAAAAAAGTTTAATACAAAAACTGGAGCGGTGTATTTGGACGAAAGAGCAGCTAAAGCCAAAAAGTCTTTGGATGATGCTTTGTCTAAATTTGATAAGTTTATCCCAGTTAAGTTTGATGTGCCTACAACAGAACAAATCGAAAGATTAAAAACGTTGGATGACAAAATCGAAACGAAGGTACATCGTGGATTGCAAGGTGCAGTTAAGTTAAAGACTATCTGGTGCTTTCCAGAAGGTGACAACAAAGAACAGAAGGATGGTATGCCTAAAACAACCAAGCCTGATACCGATAACTTAATCAAGCAACTAAAAGACGTGATGGCAAATCGTGGATGGTTCAACAAAGGTGACCAACAGGTGGTTGATGAACAGACCGTCAAGATCCATTCAAAGACTACAGGGATATTCGTGGATATCTCTGAAATTTGACAGAAAGGAAAAATATAAACATGTGTAAAGTTTTAACTCAAGATAAATCAAGATTGATAGATGTTTCCAATACCGATATTTACATCGAACAGAAAGATAAACATATCTTCAATGTCTGTGTTTACAGATATACTCGTTCCCTAGTGTTGGGTACTTACACTACAGAAGAATATGCAAAGTTTGTTTTGGATTTATTGGGCGATAACCTTGGTAGAGAAAAATACTTCAAAATGCCAGAAAGTAGCGATTCACCAGAATAGTTGCTCTACTAAAGGTGCTGATGTTTGATTTAAGGGCAACAGTAAAGCGATATAAGCGTTTCTTTGAACAGGATGATAAAATACTTGTCCGAAATGAAGCATCGCTTTAAATCGCTTACCTTATAGCCTAAAACGAAAGGAGAATTATTCATGGCTTTAGAAATTAAACAAAGACAACCTAAAGACCTTCCAGAATGTATTGACTGCCAAGATGGCTATTACATCTGGTACGACCTATACAGTTACTGTATTTCAAGAATCAGAAAGGAACGCAGAGAAGATATTGCATGGCACTCTTCTTTGGAAAGTGCAGTATTTCATGTAATCAAACTTAAAGAACAAGAGAATATTCAAACTCTTGGTATGCAATCTCTAGCGGATAGAGTGAAGGCCCTTGAAATAGAACGACATAAACTAGCAGAAACGTTGGCTTTACAATTTGTAAAGAAGAATAAGGCTGAAAATTAAATTTAAGGCATGAAGTATGATGTTTATTTCTGTTTCTTGATGATGAACGGTAAAATACTCATTCTGTGATAGAAAACGATTTAAACACGTACCTTGTACCCTTATATCGTAGAAAGGAAAAATTATGTTTTTTGATGATTATAAAAAATTACAAGTGGATTTAAACGAAATCCCAGATAACAAATTCGTTTCAACTCGTAAAACTTTACCGGATACAAAGGCTTGCTTTATTATCTTTCGTAAGAAAAATAGTGAAAGGAAATCTCTCGCTTTATACTATCCTGATACTAACAGTTGGCTCTCTTATCCTTCCCAATCCAACCAGTATGATGATGTTGTTGCTTTCGCCAAAATACCATATTGCCACAAAGGAGAAGTACAAGATCTAATCAACTTGTACGATATGGCGTAGTGACTTTCCAAAAGGGTATTATTCCAAAACAGAAAAATCAATTTGGCAAGGATGGTTATACCCATAGGGGGAGAGCTGCTAAAAATTACATTATGAAAAAGATTGATGCAGAACTAGAAAGCAGGGGCATGAAAGAAATCTCAAAAACTAAAGGTGGAGAAAATCTTAAACTTGCACAGAAAGATAAAGAACTAAACGCAGCTGTTTCCGCAGTTCTTAACAATTATCTGGATTTACTGGATAAAACACCAATCCAAACTCCAGAAGAATGTGCAGAAAGATTGAGAAAATTTTTTGAAGGATGTGCAGAACGTGGTCAACTGGCAACCATTGAATCAATGGCACTTGAGTTAGGGATGACTAACCAGCAAATGAACGATTGGATTAATAATCAAACAAAGGGCGAAGTGGTTTCCTTAATGTTACAAAAGGCTAAGCAGATCATAGCTGCACAGGATGCAGAACTGGCTTTGCGTAATCGGATCAATTCAATTCTGTATATTTTTAGATCCAAGAACTTCTATGGGATGGTGGATAAGAGAGAGATTATCAACAATAGACCAGAGAATGAGCTGGATAAGAAATCAAAGGCAGAACTGGAAGATAGATACGCAGATATTATCGATATCGATTCAGAAAATGAAGAATAAAAATCGCAGAAAGGGCAGAAAGTCGCAGAACGGACTATTTCTGTTCTTTTTTTATTCTACTTTCATCTGGAAATTTTCAATTATGAAAACTATATGTGTATGTTGATTGTATATTGTTTCTGTGGCACTCTGTATAGTGCTTATTTAAAGCGATTTAATAACGGATGATATAATTATCATCCAGATATAAAAGGCTCTAAAACACGCTAAAAACGGCACTGTATGAAGTGCCTTAAAATTAAGATATTAAAAAACCTACTAGTGACCTAGTAGGTTAGTTATAAAGCTGTGTTTTTGATTTTCTTCACATCGTGCTTTTATTTCTGAATCGGTGTAGTAGCGTGCTTTTATTAGTGTTTCTTCTCCGCTATCGTCTTGGTAAATTCCGTGATATAGCGGTGGTGTTCTGTCTGGGTAATGCTCTAAGATGATACGATATTGCATTTTTGACTTGCAACGAAAACAAAGGCGAGCACTATTTGATTTGATAGCGTTTGAAACGTATTTCACGATAGGGTATTGAGTAGATAGTATCAAGTGAATATTGCACGCACGACCTAGCGAGGCTATGCGTTCGATTGTTTGCATTAGTTTTTTATTCTGTTCGATTAGTTCGCTGAACTCATCAATAACCAGTAATATAGGAATTTCATTACTCTTACGTTGTTCTAATTTATCCATCTTTTTATAACGTGATTCCATCAAATCATAAATATTCTGTATCACGTTTTCAGCTTCTTCAATTGTTTTAGCGATTGGTAAAATTAAATTGCTGATATTCTTATAAAAAGATAACTCCACACGTTTTGGATCTACTAACGCCAGTTTATACCCTTGTTCCATTGCTGATAAGATTAAAGCGTGAAGTGCTACACTTTTGCCACTTCCTGAACTTCCAGCGATAAGTAAATGAGTATTAATTTGTAAATTTTGATTATCATTAATTTGTAAAAACATTGTAATTTATTCCTTCCATAAAAGGCGGTTTAACCGCCTTATTCTTCATCTTCCTTCAATGTAAATGTTCCTTTTTCGCCTTCGTCATAGTCGATAACATCGATTTCCGTTTCGTCATACCATTCTGTGCCATCGTATAATTGAATTTGATGATAATAACCGACTTCATCGAGTATATATTCCATAATCTTTGAATAAGGCGGATTTACTTTTTCAACCGCTTTATCCAGTATTTCACAATATATTTCGTTTTCGTCTGTATCTTCGTTATGTTCGGCGATTTCTTCGGCTTGCTTTCTTAAAGCTGCAACGTCAATCTTTCCAAAGTCGATACATGCTGTTTGATATATATCAAATTCCTTCATATATCTATCTTGGTATGTTCTGGTTTCGTTTAATAAGTCCATAACTGCACTTGATCCAAAAGCATAGGCCACTTTATCAAATACTTTAATTTTCTGTGTATCTCTTGCTGTGAATTTAATTCCTTCGATTGTTCTTGTGTTTGTGTTTGTCATGTTATTTTTTTCTCTCTTTCTATTTCTTGATTACCTTCAATTTCCAATTTGCTTTTATGAATAACTTAACTGTTTCGTTTAGCAATTCGTCTTTTGTATAATTTGATAACTTTTCTCTATCAACTTGAGGACCTGAATAATTGCGAGTAATTAAATAGTAGATTGTTGGATTGTACTTGCCTGATTCGTTACCTTTTGGATCTCTTACATAGGTTTGAATCGAACCGCTTGCATGTTGTTCAATTTGCAACGTTTCTCCCTTTTTATTTTGTTTTGTGCATTTATACCATTTAACTGCTCCGGTTGAATAGTGTAATTCTTCTAAGTATTGTAAATAATATAATTTTTTCATGTGTTTATCTCTCTCTTTCTTATCCTTTATAAGTTTTCAAATTCTGCTTTATTCAATCCGCAAAATGCTTTGATGTGCTTTCCTGTTGTTGCGGTAAAACCAAACCATAATCGTTTTAGTTCTCCGTTCGGACTTCTTGAAATAATCGGTGTGTTGTAACTGTATAATGTTTCTGTTCCATCGTTCTCGATTCTTACTAATGCTTTGCCATAAAAACTTTTTTGGTTTTGTGTTGGTTTTAATTCGTAAATCTTAGACATGTTTCTTTTCTCCTTTTGCCTTACTGGCTACCTTTTTATTACATATATATAATAACACATATATATAATAATTAAATACATTTATGTAATTATTTTATAAAATTTATAGAATTTTTTTATTATTTATATGTAATTATGAAAACTTTTTCATACTGTAATTTTTATGTGCATATAAAAAACAACATGAGATAATCACGTCTAATATATTGCGTTTGTGGTTTGCTCTGTAAATTGTGATTGTGTTCTAACGTTCAGCGATTGCATGCGTTTGGCGTTCTGATGTCTAACGATAGCGATGGAAGGTGAAGGGTACACCCCACCCCCTGCACAGGATCAGTTCAAGGGCGGGTTAACCCCATATCCACCCAAAAAATTTTAAAAATGTTTATTACAAATATGTATTGACAATAAAAAAAGCACTGCTATTATATAAGTGTAATTGCAGGGAGAAATTAAATATGAAAATGACAGAACAGGAAATGATTATCAAAGGTTTAAATGTTCGTGGTTGGTCGCAGACTGAATTAGCAAAGAGAATGGGTATGAAGGGACAGACAAATATTGCCAGATACATCTACCAAAGTAAGAACATCGGAGTAAAGAATTTTGTATCAATCATGAACGCTATGGGATATGAAGTTATCGTCAAGGATAAGATGGCTAGTGAGAAGAATAGTGAAGAATGGCTTTTAAGTGGGAAGGAAAATGAGAAAGGAGAAACTTTATGAACATTAAAGAAGTATTAAAGGAAATAATGAAAGCAACAGGAATCAAGAAAGCGAACATTGCACATAGTGAGAACATATCCCCACAGTTAGTCAATTTCAGATTTACTGGTAAAGACATGGTTACTGCTAGTGCCGTACAGATGTTGCGTGGTTGTGGCTATAAGTTGATTGCGATGCCAAAAGGAGATCCATTACCAAAGAATGCATACGAAATTAGTGGTGATAAAGAATGATTTATGGATATGCTCGTGTTAGCACAAAAGGGCAATCAATGTATGGTAATGGTTTGGAAGCACAGATAGAAGAATTGAACAAACACCATTGCGAAGTGATATTCAAAGATGTGTATAGTGGTGCGAAAAGGGATAGACCAGAGTTACAAAAGTTGCTTGATACATTACAGAGCGGTGATTATTTGTATGTTTGTAAGTTAGATCGCATTGCAAGAAGTCTCAAGGATGGATTGGAAATTATCGATACCATTGTCAATAAAGGTTGCAAGTTGAATATCTTAAATATTGGAGAGTTCAGCGACACACCAGCAGGAAGGCTTACGATTAATATTATGTTGGCTATCAGCGAGTTTGAACGAAAGATAATTCAAGAACGTACACTTGCAGGCAAGGAAATTGCGAAAGAAAACAATCCGAACTATAAAGAAGGCCGCAAACAGATACCTATCAACAAAGATAAATTCTTAGAATATAAGCAGCTAGTGGATAATAAAAAAATCTCCATGCGAAAAGCATGTAGAGAGTTGGGTATCAGCACACATAAGTATTATGCAGAAGTAGAAAGGATGGTTATATGAAAAAGGCGATTGCATATTTAAGATTTAGTACAAAAGGACAAATAAACTTTAAAAAATACGAAGATACATCGCAATTTATCAGAATTTCAGAGTATGCAAATAAAGAAGGCTATACCATCTTAGATACTATTATCGATACTTGTAGTGGAATGCAAAAAGGCGAAAGAAAATTGGATGCATATATCAATGAACACAACAACAATCTCAATGGGGTAACTGTTATTGTTTCTGCATATGATAGAGTTGCTAGAGACAAAGAAATTTTGCATTATTATTTAGAGTTATTAAGAAAATATCATATGGAACTTGTATCAACAAATGATATTTTTCCAAAAGAAACAGATTTAGACTTATGCAGTGCTATAAACAGATATTGTGCGAAAAATAATTGTACTGTAGATGAATTTATTGATGAATTTTCAAAAGGAATGGTACAAACTTCTGATGAAATATATAGAAAGGAAAACTTATGTTAAATTTCCTATGTTTTCTAGTATTTGTAACGTTGTTTGTGTTGTATCGGATTGCTACACATGAACAAAGAATGGCTGATAAGGCCTATATGAGAGAATATAAGCGACAACGCAAGTTACAAAATAAAGTCGATAAGAAGTATAATAAACGTAAAGATAGAGATATGTATATATTTCTTGACTAATAGATGAACTATATCCAAAGGGATAATGGTAATTCCGAAGGGAATACACAGAAATGTGTAGTTCCCTTTTTTATTTTACAAAGGAGACGACATGGAAATAATGAATAAAACAGACAGGATGCAAGGGATATTCAGAAATATATTAACTGTTATGGGTGATAGCAACGAATATCAACCATGTGAAGATGGACTTGCGTACCTAATGAAGATGAAAGATGAAGGTGTTTCTAAGAATGAGCTGCACGAAAACGTATTGGACTTAATTGCAGTATCTGGAAACGTCATGCGATATGCAGTAAAACAAGAAGATTTTAACCTTGCAGAGAAATTAAGAGAACTCATTTTCAAGATGTATGTATTCGATGCACAGGATTGGTTTGATAGTTTCATGATTGCACTTGAATACGATAGAAAGCCTAGAGAGCGGTTTTACATTCCCCGTAAGAAGATACTCAAAGGCCACGTAGAAACCCTACAGAAACTGGCAGATGGAGATATACAGGAACTGTTTTTATCGCAACCACCCCGCTCGGGTAAGACCACTCTAATAATTTTCTTCATCACATGGCTTATGGGAAAGTTCCCGCAGTTTCCTAACTTGTATGTATCGTATTCAGCGATATTGACTGGTAAATTTTACGATGGTGTACAGGAAATCTTACAAGATCCACACACATATAATTGGCAAAAGATATTTCCAGATAGAGTGTTACCGAGCACTAATAACGGATTGTCGAACGCTAAGGATCAGACACTATCTGTAGATACAAAGAGACATTATCCAACACTTACTTGTCGTTCATTGTATGGAACATTGAATGGTGCATGTGACGTTGAAGGTGGAATCTTAATATCAGATGACTTGTTAAGCGGAATTGAAGAAGCACTTAACCCAGATAGACTTGAAACCGCATGGGGAAAGGTTGATAACAATATGCTTTCACGTGCAAAGCAGAGCACACGTATTTTGTGGATTGGTACTAGATGGAGCACAAAAGATCCAATCGGTAGAAGAATGGAACTTCTAAAGACGAATGAGAAATTTAAGAATCATAAGTGGGCGGATATCAGTATTCCTGCACTCGATGAGAATGACGAAAGCAACTTTGAATATGATTATGGAGTTGGTTTTTCTACTGAAACATACCAACAGAAACGTGCTTCCTTCGAGCAGAATGGAGATATTGAATCGTGGCTTGCACAGTATCAGCAACAACCTATCGATAGAGAAGGAACAGTATTCAATCCTAACGATATGCAATTCTTCGATGGCACTTTACCAGACTTACCATGTGATTGGGCGTTTACGACAGTTGACCCTGCATTTGGTGGTGGTGACTTTGTTGCCGGTCCTTTGTGTAAGGCTTATGGTGATAAGGTTTACGTTGTAGATGTCATTTACACCAATGAAGATAAGACGATATCACAACCAATGATAGCAAGAAAAGCACTTGATAATGAAATTACAACGTTACGTGTAGAAGCTAATAAGACATTAGAAAGTTATGTTGAAGGTATCGAAGAAGAATTAAACAAATTGAATTATAAATGCAATGTCGAAATGGTTTCTGCACCAACACTTGTTGCAAAGAACATTCGTATTTATGAGAAGAAGTCAGATATTCTTAATCATTTTGTGTTCTTGGAGAGCGGTAAGCGTTCTAAAGAATATGAACAGTTTATGCAGAATGTGTTTAGTTTCAAAGC
This genomic window from Solobacterium moorei contains:
- a CDS encoding AAA family ATPase, whose protein sequence is MADIEEIKEALQYIDPVRLDYSEWLQIGMAIKDAGATCDIWDTWSRRDSARYVQGETWNKWVSFQDSGITEKTLFKMAVDNGYKNSCDYGGHALNWNDEIYDVDYVVDRSWLERDDIKFPNKNTWQPIKEIETYLTTLFNNDDHVGYCVKSRELENGKMIPYDSGNYSRTCGQLLEELHKTKNIGTTFGDYNKKGGAWIRFNPLDGTGVKDKNVSEYRYALIESDNMDIGVQSALLRKLELPIAVMMYSGNKSIHAIVRVDALNEIQYKKRVDYLYGICKKNGFDLDKANKNPSRLSRFPGFERNGNYQFIIDTNIGKGSWEEWEEYIEDISDNLPEFENLERLLQNPPQLADELIEGVLRTGHKMLISGASKTSKSFMLIELAYAIAEGMNWMGKRCKQGKVLYVNLEVDRASCINRISEVYKAFEMSVGNHANNIDIWNLRGHATTMEKLAPKLIRRCEKQGYIAVIIDPIYKVMNGDENKAGDMAAFCNQFDAIANALNCSVIYCHHFSKGFQGGKKSIDRASGSGVFARDPDAILTVTELDVPESLVETNGIPLRIEYTLREFKPLEPTDVWNRYPIHYVDYDGILSEYEPESAALFNQKNISSFNAKRQNSTIVKLESAYQTLVEKVENGEVEYIKLPEMAKLYGGAYSEKANRNKFKKLLSKNGFDIIDHGINGEKGSLASEVIKVDDDDDDVW
- a CDS encoding RusA family crossover junction endodeoxyribonuclease codes for the protein MIKKESGTKFHKSFFMAMKRVPTSTAQEKKFNTKTGAVYLDERAAKAKKSLDDALSKFDKFIPVKFDVPTTEQIERLKTLDDKIETKVHRGLQGAVKLKTIWCFPEGDNKEQKDGMPKTTKPDTDNLIKQLKDVMANRGWFNKGDQQVVDEQTVKIHSKTTGIFVDISEI
- a CDS encoding terminase small subunit, translated to MKKIDAELESRGMKEISKTKGGENLKLAQKDKELNAAVSAVLNNYLDLLDKTPIQTPEECAERLRKFFEGCAERGQLATIESMALELGMTNQQMNDWINNQTKGEVVSLMLQKAKQIIAAQDAELALRNRINSILYIFRSKNFYGMVDKREIINNRPENELDKKSKAELEDRYADIIDIDSENEE
- a CDS encoding FtsK/SpoIIIE domain-containing protein, which translates into the protein MFLQINDNQNLQINTHLLIAGSSGSGKSVALHALILSAMEQGYKLALVDPKRVELSFYKNISNLILPIAKTIEEAENVIQNIYDLMESRYKKMDKLEQRKSNEIPILLVIDEFSELIEQNKKLMQTIERIASLGRACNIHLILSTQYPIVKYVSNAIKSNSARLCFRCKSKMQYRIILEHYPDRTPPLYHGIYQDDSGEETLIKARYYTDSEIKARCEENQKHSFITNLLGH
- a CDS encoding helix-turn-helix domain-containing protein, yielding MKMTEQEMIIKGLNVRGWSQTELAKRMGMKGQTNIARYIYQSKNIGVKNFVSIMNAMGYEVIVKDKMASEKNSEEWLLSGKENEKGETL
- a CDS encoding recombinase family protein produces the protein MIYGYARVSTKGQSMYGNGLEAQIEELNKHHCEVIFKDVYSGAKRDRPELQKLLDTLQSGDYLYVCKLDRIARSLKDGLEIIDTIVNKGCKLNILNIGEFSDTPAGRLTINIMLAISEFERKIIQERTLAGKEIAKENNPNYKEGRKQIPINKDKFLEYKQLVDNKKISMRKACRELGISTHKYYAEVERMVI
- a CDS encoding recombinase family protein translates to MKKAIAYLRFSTKGQINFKKYEDTSQFIRISEYANKEGYTILDTIIDTCSGMQKGERKLDAYINEHNNNLNGVTVIVSAYDRVARDKEILHYYLELLRKYHMELVSTNDIFPKETDLDLCSAINRYCAKNNCTVDEFIDEFSKGMVQTSDEIYRKENLC